GGACTAGTTTTTGCGCTAGCGTGAACCCCAAGGACGCTGAAGAACGAAGGTGCAAGAAAATGCCAGAATTCACCACCACACTGATTCCTACCACGGGTAAAAACGTCGCCATAGTTGTGCCCGATGACATCGTGTACGGGTTTGAGCGTGGAAAACGGGTCCCAGTAACAGTTCAGGTTGATGGCGATTACACCTTCCACAGCAGCATCGCATCTATGGGTGGACAGTTTCTTATTGGATTTAATGCGCAGACTCGGGCAGAGACCAAAAAAGATGCCGGAGATGAAGTCGCCGTCAAGGTTGAACTGGATGAGGAACCACGAACCGTGGAGATCCCCGAGCCACTAGCGGTGCTGCTCTCGGCTGAACCAGAGTTGCTTGAGGCATGGAACAAGCTCTCCTACAGCAAACAACGCGGACACGCTGAACCCATCATCGCTGCACGGGGCGAGGACACCAGAGCTCGCCGGGTTGAAAAAGTGATTAGGGCGTTGCGCAGCCAGTAGGCAGCTGGCGGTGCCTATTGCACGGTGAATTGCAGGCGCTGCCAACCACTGGCGCCATTGGGCACAGGGTTGGCTTTCTCGCGGGTCTGCATCTTGCCCTGCGCATCATAGGCTCGCACCGACGCCGCATGCATGCCCGGTGCCGCGTCCTTCCAGACGAAGCGCCACTGCCGCCATGTATCCAGCGACGCTTCGGCGGCCAGCTGCGCATCCTCCCAGGGGCCGTCATCGATCTGCACCTGCACGCGTGAAATGCCCCGGGTCTGCGCCCAAGCAGTTCCGCCCAAGACAACTTCCCCTGCAGGGACCTCGGCGAAAGGCCGAGGCGTATCGATCCTGGACGACATCTTGATGGGACCGCGTTCAGACCAGCCGCGGGTAGTCCAATAGGCGGCCTTGTCCTCGAAACGCGTCACCTCCAAATCAATCACCCATTTGGTGGCCGAGACATAGCCGTAGAGGCCGGGAACCACCATCCGCACGGGGAATCCGTGGTCGAAGGGCAGTGGCTCGCCGTTCATGCCGATAGCCAGCAAGGCCATCCGGTCATCGGTCAGCGCTTGTAGCGGTGTGGAAGCGCTGAAACCGTCATGAGACGTCGAAAGCACCATATCGGCGCCGGCCTGGGGAACCGCGCGCTCCAGCACCTTGCGCAGCGGGTAGCCCAGCCACTTCGCGTTGCCTACCAGATCTCCTCCGACAGGATTCGATACGCAGGTCAGGGTCAAATACGTTTCCACGAGTTCCTCGCCCAGCAGCTCGTCGAAGCCGATGGTGAATTCATTCTCCACCATGCCGTGCACGCGCAAGGACCACTGGTTCGGGTCGATCTGCGGCACCGACAGCGCGGTGTCGATGCGGTAGAAATCCTGGTTGGGAGTAACGAAGCGGGGCATATTCGCCTCCTCTATTTGCACTCCTTCGGGCAGGGCCTTGGCCTTCGTCCGGGCCGCTGGCAGGCGCAGGGCGTTGCGGGCGGCGACAGCCATATTGCGTGTAGCGGAGACGGAGGTCGACACCGCGGTGGCCAGTGCCGCGGCCGCGAAGGACAGGACCGCGCCGCGCAAGAATATTCTTCGGCTTGGGCCGGCAGCTGCCGTGCCCTGGCCGGGTTCGGCGACGGTGGCTGTAGCCAGCCGGGCCAGCCAATGAAGAGCTCCGATTCCGGCGACTGCACCCAGCACCGTAGGGACAACATCCAGCAGGCTGGTGGACGCGCGGGCGGCCACAGCGCTGGCAAGCACCAGCGCCAAAGCAATGATGGCGGTGCAGGCCAACGCGAAACTCCGCTTGGCCAGCAGGCCGATCAGGGCAGAGAGCACCGCTGCCGCCACGCCGATGGAAATGAACAGCGCCAGCTTGTCATTGGTCCCGAAGGTGGCGATGGCGAAGTCCTTGAGCCATGGAGGCGTCAAGTCGATGATGGCAGACCCCAGTGCGAAAAACGGCGAGGAAGCACTATTGAAAAATGCCGAGGCCAACTGGGCGACGGCAAACATGAGCGCTGCCGAACATATTCCGGCTACCGCGTGGAAAACGTAAACCCTGCTGCCGCGCTTGTTCTTGAAGCCCACTGCCACTCACCTCATGCGTTTCGTTCCATGTTCCCCTCCCTAATGCGGGGGAACAACCACTCACAGTGTTTTCGGAACGGGACGCACAGCAGATTGGAACCGGCTACAAGATTTTCTGCGATCTCATAGCGACTGCAGCATGATGGGATCCGTCGTCGGGGCGGGGGAGCCGGTGGCCGGCTCGACGGTGATCCCGAAATGAGTGATCCCCTGCATCGGATCGGAAAGCATGATCATGCCGTTGGCATCGCTGCCCGTGAGCATTCCTGCCGGGACTGCGCCGTCGGCGGAAATCAGCCACAGCTCGTACCCTTTCTCGCTGGACAGCTCCGGCATGCCCGAGGTGGAAACCGCCATCAGTCCTTCGGCCGCGGAATAGGACAGCGTGATCGTTGCCCCGTCATCCAAGGTCTGCGTCTTGGACTTGGCATCGGGAGCCCCCAGGATCCGGGCGAGCTCTTCCTGATGTTCGGCCATGGCTGCCATTTTGCTTTCCAGCTCGCGCTGCTCGGAATTCTGCTGGATGGCCAAGCCGCCCAACGCCGCCGCTGCCAGTAGCAGGACGCCGGCGGCCAAGGCGAAGAAGCGCTGGTTGCCGCGCGGTGCCCCGGGCTGCGGCGCCGGGGGCGTAGCCGGGGCATCGGATTCACGTTCCGCACCAGCCGTGGAGCCACTGGCGGGGGAGCTGCCCGAGGCAGGCTCCTGGTCTTGGACGGGCGGCAGCTGCTCGGTGGCGCGGATAGCTGCCATGACATCGTTCTTGAGCCGTGCTGGGGGAGCAACCGGCTGCGCTGCCAAGCCGAGCAGTCCAGCAGTTTCCTGCAAAGCATCCAGCTCGTGGCGGGCCTGGGCGGCATCTGAGTCCTGGTGCGCGAGCTTGCCGCGGTCCTCGTCTCCCAGAGCTTCCAGGGCGAAGCTGTCGGTCCGCTCGTTCTCATGCTTTTCCATTACGCCACTCCCATCAGTTCTCGAAGCTTGCCCATGCCATCGCGTATTCGCGTTTTAGCGGTTCCCACCGGTACTTTCAGCAGCTCAGCGACTTCCAGGTGGGTGTATCCGCCGAAGTAGGCCAGCTGTATGGCTTCGCGTTGCGGTGCGCTGAGCTGTTGCAGTGCCCGGGCAACGCGTACGGTCTCGTCGTGCAAGATGGCGTTCTCTTCCACGTCTTCGTAGCTGTCCTGGAATTCCTTGATTCCAATGCGCAGATCCCGGGCTTGGCTCGCTTGGCTGGAGCGCACCCGGTCCACTGCTCGGCGGTGGGCTATGGTCAGCAGCCAGGATGCAGCGGTTCCGCGGGACGGATCGAAGCGCTTGGCCTGCTGCCACGCTTCGACGAATACTTCCTGGGTGACCTCTTCGCTCTGCGCCTGGTCGCGAAGCACCCGCAGCACGAGGCCGAAGACCCGCGATGCCATGGCATCATAGAGCGATTCGAAGGCAGATTCGGCCCCCAGCGCGACCTGTCGCAACAAGTCGTCTGGCGTTTGCACGGAATCGTCTTCCATGGCGTCGAGTCTATTGGAACTCATGAATCCTAGAGTCTCATGCATTTGTGCCTCAGCGGCGCACTGCGGTGGCGTGGCGTTCGGGGAATAGCTGGGCTGCGGGAACCACGTTCTCGCATCACCGGCGAAGGTGGTGCATGGAAGGTATTCCACGCACCACCTCGATTCCGGCGGACCTGCTGTTTCCGGGGGTGCTACTTCTTGGCCGGCGGCATCAGGACGGTGTCCACCAGGTACACGGTGGCGTTGGCGGTTTGCACGCCGCCGCAGATGACCGAGGCCCCGTTGACTTCCAGATCATCACCGCTGCCGGTGACTTCAAGATCCTCGCCCTGGACCGTTTTGTGGGTTCCGGGAAGATCAGCCGGTGCGATCTGGCCGGAAACCACATGGTAGGTCAGCACGCTGGTCAGGGTGTCGGCGTCCTTGGCCACTGCTGCCAAGTCATCCTTCGGAATCTCGGCGAAGGCGTCATCCACCGGTGCGAAGACGGTGAATTCGCCGCCGTTGAGCGTATCGACCAGGTCCACGTCCGGGTTCAGCTCACCGGAGACTGCCGAGGTCAGCGTGGTCAGCAGCGGGTTATTCGAGGCGGCGACGGCTACTGGATCCTGCGCCATGCCTTCTACCGAGCCATCACCGGTCGGGACTGCTTCGGCGTAGGCTGCGCAGCCTGGGCCAACGAGATTTCCGGCTGGATCCATGGCCGACTCGCTGGCCATCGGAGAGCTGCTTTCCGAAGCAGAAGCGGTGGGCGATTCCATGGTTTCCGAACCTGTCGAGCAGGCGCTCAGTCCCATGGCGGCGACTGCGATGAGCCCGAAGACTCCAGCGGCTTTGCTGTATGTGCGCTTCATGATTTTCTCCTTGCTTCGCCGTGGCTAGTGCCAGCGGTGTCTGCCCTGCCCGTGTTAGGCAAGCTGTCATGGAGCATTCGGTGCCGAAAGCTCGACGGATTGGACACCCAGCAGAATTTTTCCCAGGCCTGCCGCGAAGCGGCATCTTGGCGGGCCTACGGCTGCCACGCTGCCGGGGCAGTCGCAGGCCACGATCACGGAACCGGGATCAGTGCCGGGACGGGGCTTGGCCTGTACGTGGGATCTGCCACGCTTGGAACCTGCGGCAGGCTAATTTTCTGCGCAGCCCATATACTGGAAGGCGTGAGTAAAGCCGGGCAGAACACGCAAGAGCAGGCCTCGGGCCTGGTACTAGTCGACAAAGATCAG
The nucleotide sequence above comes from Glutamicibacter sp. B1. Encoded proteins:
- the sigK gene encoding ECF RNA polymerase sigma factor SigK — protein: MSSNRLDAMEDDSVQTPDDLLRQVALGAESAFESLYDAMASRVFGLVLRVLRDQAQSEEVTQEVFVEAWQQAKRFDPSRGTAASWLLTIAHRRAVDRVRSSQASQARDLRIGIKEFQDSYEDVEENAILHDETVRVARALQQLSAPQREAIQLAYFGGYTHLEVAELLKVPVGTAKTRIRDGMGKLRELMGVA
- a CDS encoding anti-sigma factor, with product MEKHENERTDSFALEALGDEDRGKLAHQDSDAAQARHELDALQETAGLLGLAAQPVAPPARLKNDVMAAIRATEQLPPVQDQEPASGSSPASGSTAGAERESDAPATPPAPQPGAPRGNQRFFALAAGVLLLAAAALGGLAIQQNSEQRELESKMAAMAEHQEELARILGAPDAKSKTQTLDDGATITLSYSAAEGLMAVSTSGMPELSSEKGYELWLISADGAVPAGMLTGSDANGMIMLSDPMQGITHFGITVEPATGSPAPTTDPIMLQSL
- a CDS encoding molybdopterin-dependent oxidoreductase, whose product is MFAVAQLASAFFNSASSPFFALGSAIIDLTPPWLKDFAIATFGTNDKLALFISIGVAAAVLSALIGLLAKRSFALACTAIIALALVLASAVAARASTSLLDVVPTVLGAVAGIGALHWLARLATATVAEPGQGTAAAGPSRRIFLRGAVLSFAAAALATAVSTSVSATRNMAVAARNALRLPAARTKAKALPEGVQIEEANMPRFVTPNQDFYRIDTALSVPQIDPNQWSLRVHGMVENEFTIGFDELLGEELVETYLTLTCVSNPVGGDLVGNAKWLGYPLRKVLERAVPQAGADMVLSTSHDGFSASTPLQALTDDRMALLAIGMNGEPLPFDHGFPVRMVVPGLYGYVSATKWVIDLEVTRFEDKAAYWTTRGWSERGPIKMSSRIDTPRPFAEVPAGEVVLGGTAWAQTRGISRVQVQIDDGPWEDAQLAAEASLDTWRQWRFVWKDAAPGMHAASVRAYDAQGKMQTREKANPVPNGASGWQRLQFTVQ
- a CDS encoding YdeI/OmpD-associated family protein, which produces MPEFTTTLIPTTGKNVAIVVPDDIVYGFERGKRVPVTVQVDGDYTFHSSIASMGGQFLIGFNAQTRAETKKDAGDEVAVKVELDEEPRTVEIPEPLAVLLSAEPELLEAWNKLSYSKQRGHAEPIIAARGEDTRARRVEKVIRALRSQ
- a CDS encoding fasciclin domain-containing protein — translated: MKRTYSKAAGVFGLIAVAAMGLSACSTGSETMESPTASASESSSPMASESAMDPAGNLVGPGCAAYAEAVPTGDGSVEGMAQDPVAVAASNNPLLTTLTSAVSGELNPDVDLVDTLNGGEFTVFAPVDDAFAEIPKDDLAAVAKDADTLTSVLTYHVVSGQIAPADLPGTHKTVQGEDLEVTGSGDDLEVNGASVICGGVQTANATVYLVDTVLMPPAKK